One window of the Trueperaceae bacterium genome contains the following:
- a CDS encoding OsmC family peroxiredoxin, which produces MSIADRTTQTTWLGSLAKGSGKLGKSSSTALDGLALTWASRTEAPGGKTSPEELLAAAHSSCFSMALSLKLAEHKLEAERLEVTATVSLSEVNGLPTIDRSSLTVHGKVPGASAQQFASIVDEAGKLCPVSRLFAGAKITVEAALLEG; this is translated from the coding sequence ATGAGCATCGCCGACAGGACCACTCAGACGACCTGGCTGGGATCGCTAGCCAAGGGCTCGGGCAAGCTGGGTAAGAGCAGCAGCACCGCGCTCGACGGTCTCGCCCTCACATGGGCCTCGCGTACGGAGGCGCCCGGCGGCAAGACGAGCCCGGAGGAGCTCCTGGCCGCCGCCCATTCGTCCTGCTTCTCCATGGCGCTGTCGCTCAAGCTCGCGGAGCACAAGCTGGAAGCGGAACGGCTCGAGGTCACCGCCACGGTCTCGCTCAGCGAGGTGAACGGGCTGCCCACCATCGACCGCTCGAGCCTAACGGTGCACGGCAAGGTCCCCGGCGCCTCTGCGCAGCAGTTCGCGTCCATCGTGGACGAGGCCGGGAAGCTGTGCCCCGTCTCCAGGCTGTTCGCTGGCGCGAAGATCACCGTAGAGGCGGCGCTGCTGGAGGGTTAG
- a CDS encoding HAMP domain-containing histidine kinase has translation MLRTRLAVLLGASLLAALGASVLLSVALFERHQTRELTALLRRELQRVTALMADPTVGEHLLTAEFEHLNLQLVGPAGEVFVPEGDPEPIPLGNGRAVWGGKDVVVASAPWILGGGVRLGTVRLSYDVSEALATRRALRSSLLIAAGLIALISAAIGLQLLRRQLRPLRRLAEEAAALDPSDPHLTLPHLPVDEVGEVGRALEGAVSAIRQRQQAERDALAGIAHELAAPLSVVAGQLEGLAAADPSPQIRAARDAARELLYTSQDLLTLARGELQVALEPSVVPLAEVAERVCAEYPGVVCDRPAAGLVLGSRERLAQAVRNLVRNAVQAATAPEQVVITVTETTGEVTLSVADDGPTLTDEASRRLFERNFTSKAAQGGSGIGLTIVKELVEMHGGRIVAEPIPGGGTRFTMTLPPLSAQLEE, from the coding sequence ATGCTGAGGACGCGGCTGGCGGTGCTCCTCGGCGCATCACTGCTTGCCGCCCTCGGTGCATCGGTGCTCCTCAGCGTAGCGCTGTTCGAGCGACACCAGACGCGCGAGTTGACCGCACTACTGCGACGAGAGCTGCAGCGGGTGACAGCGCTGATGGCCGACCCTACGGTCGGAGAGCACCTCCTGACCGCCGAGTTCGAGCACCTGAACCTGCAGCTCGTCGGTCCGGCAGGCGAAGTGTTCGTGCCGGAGGGGGATCCAGAACCCATCCCGCTAGGCAACGGCCGGGCGGTGTGGGGTGGCAAGGACGTGGTGGTGGCGTCGGCACCGTGGATACTCGGAGGTGGGGTCCGTCTCGGCACGGTCCGGCTGAGCTACGACGTCTCGGAAGCGCTCGCCACACGTCGCGCCCTGCGCAGCAGTCTGCTCATTGCAGCGGGGCTGATCGCGTTGATCAGCGCCGCCATCGGCCTGCAGCTGCTCAGGCGCCAGTTGCGACCGCTGCGTCGTTTAGCCGAGGAGGCAGCCGCTCTGGACCCATCGGACCCGCATTTGACCTTGCCACACCTGCCAGTGGACGAGGTGGGGGAGGTCGGGCGGGCCCTGGAAGGCGCCGTCTCCGCCATCCGCCAAAGGCAGCAGGCTGAGCGCGACGCGCTGGCGGGCATAGCGCACGAGCTGGCCGCGCCTCTATCGGTCGTGGCCGGGCAGCTGGAAGGGCTGGCGGCGGCCGACCCTTCGCCGCAGATCAGGGCCGCTCGGGACGCGGCCCGCGAACTCCTCTACACGTCGCAGGACCTGCTCACCCTGGCCCGTGGCGAGCTCCAGGTAGCGCTCGAGCCGAGCGTCGTCCCGTTGGCGGAGGTCGCCGAACGGGTATGCGCCGAGTACCCCGGGGTCGTCTGCGACCGCCCGGCGGCCGGACTCGTGCTCGGCAGTCGCGAGCGCCTCGCCCAGGCGGTGAGGAACCTCGTGCGCAACGCGGTACAAGCGGCGACGGCGCCGGAGCAGGTCGTCATCACGGTCACGGAGACAACGGGCGAAGTGACCCTGAGCGTGGCGGACGACGGGCCGACCCTCACGGACGAGGCGTCGAGGCGCCTGTTCGAGCGGAACTTCACCAGCAAGGCTGCACAAGGCGGCTCAGGCATCGGTCTGACGATCGTGAAGGAGCTGGTGGAGATGCATGGTGGGCGGATTGTAGCGGAGCCGATCCCGGGAGGCGGTACGCGGTTCACGATGACACTGCCGCCGCTCTCCGCCCAACTCGAGGAGTGA
- a CDS encoding response regulator transcription factor yields the protein MPADHAGKGSAAHVLVVEDDRELARLLSEQLGLSGYAVTVTGRLGEARERLAGARFDLIVLDLNLPDGDGLDLAAEVRQDGSTPVLMLTARADVKSRVAGLYAGANDYLTKPFNVAELLARVHVQLREAGARGVVAYGDLILDRQTHACTVGEAVEYLPEREFELLHLLVRYRGRIFTKEDLERALYGVVPPDSNTIEVYVYNVRRKLRGMGLGEVIRTVRNRGYVVV from the coding sequence ATGCCGGCAGACCATGCTGGCAAGGGGTCCGCTGCCCACGTCCTAGTGGTGGAGGACGATCGTGAGCTGGCGCGGCTCCTGAGCGAGCAACTAGGTCTCTCGGGCTACGCCGTCACGGTGACCGGGCGACTCGGCGAGGCGCGCGAACGCCTGGCGGGAGCGCGCTTCGACCTGATCGTCCTCGACCTCAACCTGCCTGACGGCGACGGGCTCGACCTGGCCGCGGAGGTAAGGCAGGACGGCAGCACGCCCGTTCTCATGCTCACCGCCCGCGCCGACGTCAAGAGCCGCGTCGCCGGTCTCTACGCCGGGGCTAACGACTACCTCACCAAACCGTTCAACGTCGCGGAACTCTTGGCACGCGTTCACGTGCAGCTGCGCGAGGCGGGGGCCCGAGGCGTGGTCGCGTACGGTGACTTGATCCTTGACCGGCAGACGCACGCATGCACCGTCGGCGAGGCCGTCGAGTACCTGCCGGAGCGCGAGTTCGAACTGTTACACCTGCTCGTCCGGTACCGCGGGCGCATCTTCACCAAGGAGGACCTCGAGAGGGCTCTCTACGGAGTCGTCCCTCCCGACTCGAACACGATCGAGGTGTACGTATACAACGTCAGGCGCAAGCTCAGGGGCATGGGCCTAGGAGAGGTCATCCGCACGGTGCGCAACCGCGGCTACGTGGTCGTGTGA
- a CDS encoding inositol monophosphatase — translation MNEYLAIAITAAQAAAAIHRFYAADPDKQVGTKANYADIVTKVDKLSETRIREVISAAYPDHAVLGEEQGQRGAGGGTHRWIVDPLDGTINYTSGFPFYSVSIALEVEGRLEVGAVLDSVSGRLFTAVRGEGAQADGVPIRVSGVDRVSNAVLSTGFNADEQGITASLPLFEKALREARGVRRAGSAALDLCMVACGQADGFWELSLNPWDVAAGVLIVREAGGRVTDECGRDFEVEKPLLVSSNGLVHDEMLRVLGFMVD, via the coding sequence ATGAACGAGTACCTCGCCATCGCCATCACGGCCGCGCAGGCCGCCGCAGCCATCCACCGCTTCTACGCCGCCGACCCAGACAAGCAGGTCGGTACGAAGGCCAACTACGCCGACATCGTCACCAAGGTGGACAAGCTGAGCGAGACGCGCATCCGCGAGGTGATCTCGGCGGCCTACCCCGACCACGCCGTGCTGGGCGAGGAGCAGGGGCAGCGCGGGGCGGGCGGCGGCACGCACAGGTGGATCGTCGACCCGCTCGACGGGACCATCAACTACACCAGCGGCTTCCCCTTCTACAGTGTCTCCATCGCGCTCGAGGTGGAGGGTCGGCTGGAGGTCGGTGCCGTGCTGGACAGCGTGAGCGGCCGGCTCTTCACGGCCGTGCGGGGCGAGGGGGCACAAGCCGATGGGGTCCCCATAAGGGTCAGCGGTGTCGATCGGGTGTCGAACGCGGTGCTGTCGACCGGGTTCAACGCCGACGAGCAAGGGATAACGGCGAGCCTGCCACTGTTCGAGAAGGCGTTGCGTGAGGCGCGCGGCGTGCGGCGCGCCGGTTCGGCCGCCCTCGACCTCTGCATGGTGGCCTGCGGCCAGGCCGACGGTTTCTGGGAACTGAGCCTCAACCCCTGGGACGTGGCGGCGGGCGTGCTCATAGTGCGCGAGGCCGGCGGGCGGGTGACGGACGAATGCGGACGCGACTTCGAGGTGGAGAAGCCGTTGCTCGTCTCCAGCAACGGGCTCGTCCACGACGAGATGCTGAGGGTGCTCGGGTTCATGGTGGACTGA
- a CDS encoding DUF6498-containing protein, giving the protein MSSTTRRAPANRWALLSLLLANLVPVAGVFLWDWQLGDLVLLYWLESGVVGLYTVAKMLVASTDKLPRSVQLAGKVFGVPFFIAHYGIFWLIHGLFVVVLFGGSGPTIPVRPDTFFFAAVIVTGMRADVLAWPVATMLVSHGASFVTDYLASGEYRRVGVNDLMSQPYGRVVVLHLTIIAGGFLALLIGPSQLVLLLFVAVKVGVDVWAQLRESRAATRTAVGPSAESPPAGGAARTQPETLTPVSRTEP; this is encoded by the coding sequence GTGAGTTCGACTACCAGGCGCGCGCCCGCCAACCGGTGGGCTCTGCTGTCCTTGCTGCTCGCCAACCTCGTTCCGGTAGCGGGCGTCTTCTTATGGGACTGGCAGCTCGGCGACCTGGTCCTCCTGTACTGGCTCGAGAGCGGCGTGGTGGGCCTCTACACGGTGGCGAAGATGCTCGTGGCCAGTACGGATAAGCTGCCGCGGTCGGTGCAGTTGGCGGGCAAGGTCTTCGGCGTTCCGTTCTTCATCGCCCACTACGGCATCTTCTGGCTCATCCACGGGCTCTTCGTCGTGGTGCTCTTCGGCGGCTCAGGCCCCACCATCCCCGTCAGGCCGGACACGTTCTTCTTCGCTGCCGTGATCGTCACGGGGATGCGCGCCGACGTGCTCGCCTGGCCCGTTGCGACGATGCTGGTATCGCACGGCGCGTCGTTCGTGACCGACTACCTGGCATCCGGCGAGTACCGTCGCGTCGGCGTCAACGACCTGATGTCGCAGCCGTACGGCCGCGTGGTCGTGCTGCACCTGACGATCATCGCTGGCGGCTTCCTGGCGCTGCTGATCGGGCCGTCTCAGCTCGTGTTGCTGCTGTTCGTGGCCGTCAAGGTAGGCGTGGACGTGTGGGCGCAACTGCGGGAGTCCCGAGCCGCGACCAGGACGGCCGTAGGCCCGTCGGCGGAGTCGCCCCCGGCCGGCGGCGCGGCGCGCACGCAGCCCGAGACCCTGACACCGGTCTCCCGGACGGAGCCTTAG
- a CDS encoding deoxyhypusine synthase family protein, with protein sequence MSTTTANLATAARGPISTFLRHHYRHFNSAALIDATDAYIEHLNRGGAMMITLAGAMSTAELGLSLAEMIRQDKVQIITCTGANLEEDVFNLIAHDFYERVPHYRDLTPEDEQALLDRHMNRVTDTCIPEGEAMRRLEGALVDEWTRADKAGERYFPHEFLYRILLSGKLEQYYQIDPQDSWLLAAARKNLPIIVPGWEDSTSGNMYAAHNLLGEIKNVHTVRTGIEYMMFLAEWYTAMAEERSVGFYQIGGGIAGDFPICVVPMLEQDMQRSTPLWGYFCQVSDSTTSYGSYSGAVPNEKITWGKLGIDTPKFIIESDATIVAPLMFAMILGQ encoded by the coding sequence ATGTCGACCACTACCGCCAACCTAGCCACGGCCGCCCGAGGCCCGATCAGCACCTTCCTCCGCCACCACTACCGACACTTCAACTCCGCCGCCCTCATCGACGCGACCGACGCGTACATCGAGCACCTGAACAGGGGCGGCGCCATGATGATCACCCTCGCCGGTGCCATGAGCACCGCCGAGCTGGGGCTCTCGCTCGCCGAGATGATCCGCCAGGACAAGGTGCAGATCATCACGTGCACGGGCGCGAACCTTGAGGAGGACGTCTTCAACCTCATCGCGCACGACTTCTACGAGCGCGTGCCCCACTACCGCGACCTCACGCCCGAGGACGAGCAGGCGCTGCTCGACCGGCACATGAACCGCGTCACGGACACGTGCATCCCGGAGGGGGAGGCCATGCGTCGCCTCGAGGGAGCCCTGGTGGACGAGTGGACGCGCGCCGACAAGGCGGGTGAGCGCTACTTCCCGCACGAGTTCCTCTACCGCATCCTGCTCTCAGGGAAGCTCGAGCAGTACTACCAGATCGACCCACAGGACTCCTGGCTGCTCGCCGCGGCGCGGAAGAACCTCCCCATCATCGTGCCGGGCTGGGAGGACTCGACGAGCGGCAACATGTACGCCGCGCACAACCTCCTGGGCGAGATCAAGAACGTGCACACGGTGCGCACGGGCATCGAGTACATGATGTTCCTCGCCGAGTGGTACACGGCCATGGCCGAGGAGCGCTCGGTCGGCTTCTACCAGATCGGCGGCGGTATCGCCGGCGACTTCCCGATCTGCGTCGTTCCCATGCTCGAGCAGGACATGCAGCGCTCCACGCCGCTCTGGGGCTACTTCTGCCAAGTGAGCGACTCGACCACGAGCTACGGCTCGTACTCCGGCGCCGTGCCGAACGAGAAGATCACGTGGGGCAAGCTCGGCATCGACACGCCGAAGTTCATCATCGAGTCCGACGCGACCATCGTGGCGCCGCTCATGTTCGCGATGATCCTGGGGCAGTAA
- a CDS encoding thrombospondin type 3 repeat-containing protein has translation MIDTPTPHARLARGFTARFVTWLVGAALLLVVGCAKQPTTPPPAPPEPAGLTGVRATSNTSLIASFDRQVGAGATDVGLYTVTATGGGELEVVAAYPRADGLSVALATAPQAAVDYRLDAPQVPAATPASAAADAPGTLTGAATDAGKFTGSLVPAPVLARAVPIGNDQLLLTFTDTAGDPVAMGDDALLPSSYALTPNLTVVSAEFDQAGGGADRSAVVLTTNAMDFPVGRASVTGATTFHGQMLLDPRAAELEFHPIGTPDPAAPYVSTAYAADPNTVIVLFSESVRGTLAPGSLGGATFALTGPGGTQVAVDSFAAEQRATRARLVVDDLAPGIPYTLTLAGIADMAGNPLQQLTSAGIVIVGPDPVGTPDTTSPRVTGAVATSPTNVLVTFSEPMRGGGSGAEDPSRYGIASLAGESAATQALLTVTGATLSPDGRSVNLTTLSQSEIEYGLKVVGVADLAGNLVVPPDRENPYQVQFHGMAASGPGVDTDGDGLSDAAEQRGWTVVVRRADGTTTTTTVTSDPLLADTDGDGLTDLEEKTYLTNPRSADTDSDQLSDFWELNYVYSDPAAQDTDGDGLIDGLEWWFFRTSPNLADTDGDQIDDGDEINFGNRNPRLADLPLPGIEVGAVDLQLDVRFSATSQRGTRELESATYSSTLTQSESRSTSNTDSNTQEFMVKAGVEIGWKAGVDFGASGKFNVETGYTGQWSSSFTSESARETQNAYERSTQTDRELQVDETLAREVQGAAMRLTVSLRNLGDIAFNISDIQVSAFILDQNFPGRLVPIATLTPESEPAGGYNLGPLVPERGPLVFVNDQVFPALVEQLMRNPNGLVFKISNFDVTDEFGRNFAFTSQDVNDRTATVVIDYGAADSDGDGEGDVTERLKVSTSAGRALFDTNGDGVIDDDDRILFDDRGRQVGITLAEALEEVLGLDHYDEDATPTATLDPVQLANSYSTRVVGGVERLWRIRTASRELGNPLKAWAVLTPEGIVDNTSQDVRGRVLGAGEGITLAYVQDLDDDGLPASIEYMLSCSDTNVDTDGDGLTDSFEAFEGWRVSVIGKGDYTGYSSCSRTDTDLDGLTDAEELTLGTDAQQRDTDKDGITDSDEVRGFTMRTRGGVLLTGVTTDPLNPDSDGDTLPDGAERTLGTNPNVNDGDLVFDDDGDTLVNAQEDDGWTVTYYPVSTAPYVQPTAVALHVTSARDLADTDGDGLRDDVEFQLGTNPRLADTDGDGLTDFEEVQLGTDPLDADTDDDLLSDGVEVTTPRRIQVTGAAPYVVHSDPLVADVDLDNLVDGQEVTLGTDPTKYDTDGDGASDTVEGARMADTDSNNDTDPLVRDQLLRITYEMQGVRTSFNNICGEAGGGNAYVTGNFHYSLVGTTHGGSYSTGGKNLGTDYVSVRNDLLVLTAAQGATLQAFTTALTRWDGAIGYNLNNLNQNYLTSDGLFDSIKQDVFRQTQASANPEDCVVNIRFTITPINN, from the coding sequence ATGATAGACACTCCGACCCCTCACGCACGCCTCGCGCGCGGGTTCACGGCCAGGTTCGTGACCTGGCTCGTCGGCGCCGCCCTCCTCCTGGTGGTCGGCTGCGCCAAGCAGCCGACGACGCCCCCACCCGCTCCTCCCGAGCCGGCCGGCCTCACGGGGGTCCGCGCCACGAGCAACACGTCTTTGATCGCCAGCTTCGACAGGCAGGTGGGGGCCGGCGCCACCGACGTGGGCTTGTACACCGTCACCGCCACCGGCGGCGGTGAGCTGGAGGTCGTGGCCGCGTATCCGCGCGCCGACGGACTCAGTGTGGCGCTCGCCACGGCCCCGCAGGCGGCGGTCGACTACCGTCTCGACGCGCCCCAGGTCCCGGCCGCTACCCCGGCGTCTGCCGCGGCAGACGCGCCCGGCACGTTGACGGGAGCCGCCACCGACGCGGGCAAGTTCACGGGCAGCCTCGTGCCGGCGCCAGTGCTCGCTCGTGCCGTGCCCATCGGCAACGACCAACTGCTCCTGACGTTCACCGACACCGCGGGCGACCCGGTCGCGATGGGCGACGACGCGCTGCTCCCGAGCAGCTACGCGCTCACCCCCAACCTCACCGTCGTCTCGGCCGAGTTCGACCAGGCTGGTGGGGGAGCAGACCGCAGCGCCGTCGTGCTCACCACGAACGCCATGGACTTCCCCGTCGGGCGCGCGAGCGTGACGGGCGCCACCACCTTCCACGGCCAGATGCTCCTCGACCCCCGGGCGGCCGAACTGGAGTTCCACCCTATCGGCACGCCCGATCCGGCGGCGCCCTACGTGAGCACGGCGTACGCCGCGGACCCGAACACGGTGATCGTGCTCTTCAGCGAAAGCGTGCGCGGCACCCTCGCACCCGGCTCGCTCGGCGGCGCCACCTTCGCGCTCACCGGCCCCGGCGGGACGCAGGTGGCCGTCGACTCGTTCGCCGCCGAGCAACGCGCCACGCGCGCCCGGCTCGTCGTCGACGACCTCGCGCCCGGCATCCCGTACACCCTCACGCTGGCCGGCATCGCGGACATGGCCGGCAACCCGCTGCAGCAGCTCACGAGCGCCGGCATCGTGATCGTCGGCCCGGACCCCGTCGGCACGCCGGACACGACGTCGCCGCGCGTGACGGGGGCGGTAGCCACCTCGCCGACGAACGTGCTCGTCACGTTCAGCGAGCCCATGCGTGGCGGCGGCAGTGGAGCGGAGGACCCTTCCCGCTACGGCATCGCCAGCCTCGCCGGCGAGAGCGCGGCCACCCAGGCCCTGCTCACCGTGACGGGCGCCACCCTCTCACCGGACGGACGCAGCGTCAACCTAACCACCCTCTCGCAGAGCGAGATCGAGTACGGCCTCAAGGTCGTGGGAGTAGCCGACCTGGCCGGCAACCTCGTCGTTCCGCCCGACCGGGAGAACCCCTACCAGGTCCAGTTCCACGGCATGGCCGCGAGCGGCCCGGGCGTCGACACGGACGGCGACGGGCTCTCGGACGCGGCCGAGCAGCGCGGCTGGACGGTCGTCGTGCGGCGCGCCGACGGCACTACCACCACCACGACGGTCACGAGCGACCCGCTCCTCGCCGACACGGACGGCGATGGTCTCACCGACCTAGAGGAGAAGACCTACCTCACCAACCCGCGCAGCGCCGACACGGACAGCGACCAACTGAGCGACTTCTGGGAGCTGAACTACGTCTACAGCGACCCGGCGGCACAGGACACCGACGGCGACGGGCTGATAGACGGGCTCGAGTGGTGGTTCTTCCGCACGTCGCCGAACCTCGCCGATACCGACGGCGACCAGATAGACGACGGTGACGAGATCAACTTCGGCAACCGCAACCCGCGCCTGGCCGACCTGCCCCTGCCGGGCATCGAGGTCGGCGCCGTCGACCTGCAGCTCGACGTGCGGTTCTCGGCCACGAGCCAGCGCGGCACGCGCGAGCTCGAGTCGGCCACGTACTCCTCGACGCTCACCCAGAGCGAGAGCCGCTCGACGAGCAACACGGACAGCAACACGCAGGAGTTCATGGTCAAGGCCGGGGTCGAGATCGGTTGGAAGGCCGGCGTCGACTTCGGCGCGTCCGGCAAGTTCAACGTCGAGACGGGTTACACGGGCCAGTGGTCGTCGAGCTTCACGTCCGAATCGGCGCGCGAGACGCAGAACGCGTACGAACGCTCCACCCAGACGGACCGCGAGCTCCAGGTGGACGAGACGCTCGCGCGCGAGGTCCAGGGCGCGGCCATGCGCCTGACCGTCAGCCTGCGCAACCTGGGCGACATCGCGTTCAACATCTCCGACATCCAGGTCTCCGCGTTCATCCTCGACCAGAACTTCCCGGGCCGGCTCGTGCCCATCGCCACCCTCACGCCGGAGAGCGAGCCGGCTGGCGGCTACAACCTCGGGCCGCTCGTGCCCGAGCGCGGGCCGCTCGTGTTCGTCAACGACCAGGTCTTCCCCGCGCTCGTCGAGCAGCTGATGCGCAACCCGAACGGCCTGGTGTTCAAGATCTCCAACTTCGACGTCACCGACGAGTTCGGACGCAACTTCGCGTTCACCTCGCAGGACGTCAACGACCGCACGGCCACCGTCGTGATCGACTACGGGGCGGCCGACAGCGACGGGGACGGCGAGGGCGACGTGACGGAGCGCCTGAAGGTCTCGACGAGCGCCGGCCGGGCCCTCTTCGACACCAACGGCGACGGCGTCATCGACGACGACGACCGCATCCTCTTCGACGACCGCGGGCGGCAGGTCGGCATAACCCTCGCCGAGGCCCTCGAGGAGGTCCTCGGGCTCGATCATTACGACGAGGACGCCACCCCGACGGCGACTCTCGATCCCGTACAGCTCGCCAACAGTTACTCCACGCGCGTGGTTGGCGGGGTGGAGCGGCTGTGGCGCATCCGCACCGCATCACGCGAGCTCGGCAACCCCCTCAAGGCCTGGGCGGTGCTCACGCCGGAGGGCATCGTCGACAACACGTCGCAGGACGTGCGCGGCCGCGTGCTCGGCGCCGGCGAGGGCATAACGCTGGCCTACGTGCAGGACCTCGATGACGACGGCTTGCCGGCGTCCATCGAGTACATGCTCAGCTGCTCGGATACCAACGTCGATACCGACGGCGACGGCCTCACGGACAGCTTCGAAGCGTTCGAGGGTTGGCGCGTGAGCGTGATCGGCAAGGGCGACTACACGGGCTACTCGAGCTGCTCGCGCACGGACACCGACCTCGACGGCCTGACCGACGCCGAGGAACTCACCCTTGGGACCGACGCCCAGCAACGCGACACCGACAAGGACGGCATCACGGACAGCGACGAGGTTCGCGGCTTCACGATGCGCACGCGTGGCGGCGTCCTGCTCACCGGCGTGACCACGGACCCGCTCAACCCGGACTCCGACGGCGACACCCTGCCGGACGGCGCCGAGCGTACCCTGGGCACGAACCCCAACGTGAACGACGGCGACCTCGTCTTCGACGACGACGGCGACACGCTCGTCAACGCGCAGGAGGACGACGGCTGGACGGTCACGTACTACCCGGTGAGCACGGCGCCGTACGTGCAGCCGACCGCGGTCGCCTTACACGTGACGTCCGCGAGGGACCTGGCCGACACCGACGGCGACGGCCTGCGCGACGACGTCGAGTTCCAACTCGGCACAAACCCGCGCCTGGCCGACACCGACGGCGACGGCCTCACGGACTTCGAAGAGGTCCAGCTCGGCACCGACCCGCTCGACGCGGACACGGACGACGACCTGCTGAGCGACGGGGTGGAGGTCACCACGCCGCGCCGCATCCAGGTGACGGGGGCGGCGCCTTACGTCGTCCATTCCGACCCGCTCGTGGCGGACGTCGACCTCGACAACCTCGTCGACGGTCAGGAGGTCACGCTCGGCACCGACCCGACGAAGTACGACACCGACGGGGACGGCGCTAGCGACACGGTAGAAGGCGCCCGCATGGCCGACACCGACTCGAACAACGACACCGACCCGCTGGTGCGCGACCAGCTCCTGCGGATCACGTACGAGATGCAAGGCGTGCGCACGTCGTTCAACAACATCTGCGGCGAGGCGGGGGGCGGCAACGCGTACGTCACCGGCAACTTCCACTACAGCCTCGTGGGCACCACCCACGGCGGCAGCTACAGCACGGGCGGCAAGAACCTCGGGACGGACTACGTGTCGGTCCGCAACGACCTGCTGGTCCTGACCGCCGCCCAAGGCGCCACGTTGCAAGCCTTCACCACCGCCCTGACGCGTTGGGACGGCGCCATCGGCTACAACCTCAACAACCTCAACCAGAACTACCTGACGAGCGACGGCCTGTTCGACTCCATCAAGCAGGACGTGTTCCGTCAGACCCAAGCCTCGGCCAACCCGGAGGATTGCGTGGTGAACATCCGCTTCACCATCACGCCGATCAACAACTGA